Proteins encoded within one genomic window of Peptococcaceae bacterium:
- the obgE gene encoding GTPase ObgE — protein sequence MFYDYARIYVQGGDGGNGMVAFRREKYVPEGGPSGGDGGDGGSVILQADEGLRTLVDFRYKRHYKAERGEHGGSKNMHGANGEDLIVRVPVGTVVKRAETGVVAADLLEHGQVFVAARGGRGGRGNARFASPVNKAPEYAENGEPGEEAWFELELKLLADVGLIGFPNVGKSTILSRVSAARPKIADYHFTTIDPNLGVVRVEEGKSFVLVDIPGLVEGASEGVGLGHRFLRHVERTRLLLHVLDVSGSEGRDPLDDFKVINQELELYNPALKSRRQLIVANKTDLPGSAENVERLRKELGGKYEIHPVSAVTGDGLRELMRRAAALLDEIPEEPLPTGEKEMRVVRVERGEPFEINNEHGVWVVTGREVERLLSRTNLRHEAALKRFLQILRKMGVENALREKGARDGDVVRINGLEFDFVD from the coding sequence ATGTTTTATGACTATGCCAGGATCTATGTCCAAGGCGGTGACGGCGGAAACGGCATGGTGGCCTTTCGCCGTGAAAAATACGTCCCGGAGGGAGGCCCGTCTGGGGGTGACGGTGGAGACGGCGGCAGCGTCATTCTCCAGGCAGACGAGGGCCTGCGTACCCTTGTCGACTTCCGTTATAAAAGGCATTATAAGGCAGAGCGAGGCGAACACGGCGGGAGTAAGAACATGCATGGGGCCAACGGAGAGGACTTGATTGTGCGGGTTCCTGTAGGGACGGTCGTCAAAAGGGCGGAGACGGGAGTAGTAGCGGCCGACCTGTTGGAGCACGGCCAGGTTTTCGTTGCTGCCCGGGGTGGCCGCGGGGGACGGGGGAATGCGCGTTTTGCCTCACCGGTTAACAAGGCTCCCGAGTATGCGGAGAACGGGGAGCCGGGAGAAGAGGCATGGTTTGAACTGGAATTAAAATTACTCGCCGACGTGGGGCTGATCGGCTTCCCCAATGTGGGCAAGTCCACCATCCTTTCCCGTGTTTCTGCCGCCAGGCCGAAAATAGCAGACTATCATTTTACGACTATAGACCCTAACTTGGGTGTGGTGCGCGTGGAAGAGGGAAAGAGTTTTGTTCTGGTCGACATACCAGGTTTGGTGGAAGGCGCCAGTGAGGGAGTCGGCCTGGGGCACCGCTTCTTGCGCCACGTGGAAAGGACAAGGCTTTTACTTCATGTGCTGGATGTCTCCGGTTCAGAAGGACGCGATCCGCTGGATGATTTCAAGGTCATCAATCAGGAACTGGAACTGTATAACCCTGCTTTAAAATCGCGCCGCCAGTTGATTGTGGCTAATAAGACGGATCTGCCGGGTTCGGCGGAAAATGTGGAAAGGTTAAGAAAGGAGCTGGGCGGCAAGTACGAAATCCACCCTGTTTCCGCGGTTACCGGAGATGGCTTAAGGGAATTGATGCGCAGGGCTGCGGCCCTGCTGGATGAAATTCCGGAAGAACCGCTGCCCACAGGCGAGAAAGAGATGCGCGTTGTTAGGGTTGAAAGGGGTGAACCTTTTGAAATTAACAATGAACACGGCGTTTGGGTTGTAACCGGCCGAGAGGTCGAAAGGTTGTTATCCAGGACGAACCTGCGCCATGAGGCGGCGTTAAAGAGGTTCCTCCAGATCCTGCGCAAAATGGGCGTAGAGAATGCATTAAGGGAGAAAGGAGCGCGGGACGGCGATGTCGTCCGCATCAACGGGCTGGAGTTCGACTTTGTCGACTAG